A genomic region of Pseudochaenichthys georgianus chromosome 12, fPseGeo1.2, whole genome shotgun sequence contains the following coding sequences:
- the btf3 gene encoding transcription factor BTF3, producing MKESIMNQEKLAKLQAQVRIGGKGSARRKKKVVHRTATADDKKLQFSLKKLGVNNISGIEEVNMFTNQGTVIHFNNPKVQASLAANTFTITGHAETKQLTEMLPGILNQLGADSLTSLRRLAEALPKQASDGRAPIATVEEEDEDDDVPDLVENFDEASKDEAN from the exons atGAAAGAATCAATTATGAATCAAGAAAAACTAGCTAAACTACAGGCACAAGTCCGCATCGGCGGCAAG GGCAGTGCTCGCAGAAAGAAGAAGGTTGTACACAGAACGGCCACCGCAGATGACAAGAAGCTTCAGTTCTCCTTGAAGAAACTTGGTGTCAACAACATTTCTGGGATTGAGGAG GTTAACATGTTTACAAATCAAGGAACAGTCATCCACTTCAACAATCCCAAAGTGCAGGCCTCCCTGGCAGCCAACACCTTCACCATCACGGGCCACGCTGAGACCAAGCAGCTGACAGAGATGCTGCCGGGCATCCTGAACCAGCTGGGAGCCGACAGCCTGACGAGCCTCCGGAGACTCGCAGAGGCTCTGCCCAAACAGG CTTCAGATGGAAGAGCGCCAATTGCAACAGTAGAAGAAGAGGATGAAGATGATGATGTTCCAG ACCTGGTGGAGAATTTTGATGAAGCGTCCAAGGATGAAGCTAACTAG